In the genome of Brienomyrus brachyistius isolate T26 chromosome 24, BBRACH_0.4, whole genome shotgun sequence, the window ATGAACGGCTTACAAAGTTACAATGAACCCAAAATGTATCATGAGGAAGGGGGTTCTTAACAGTGAAGTGAAAGTGAAACAGTAAAAAACACGCCGCCTAAAAAAACTTCCTGACTTCCTGACTGCGATCGTGATCTAGCAAAACCTGCACAATGGCGGCTAAAGCCTCGTCCATGGCAGAGGAGCTCTGCTGTTCTGTTTGCTCAGACTTTTACAGGGATCCTGTTCTCCTGAAGTGCAGCCACAGCTTTTGTGGAGCCTGTTTGCAGAAGTTCTGGGAACAGAAGAGCTCTCGGGAGTGTCCGATATGCAAAAGGAAGTCCTCTGTTAATGAGCCCCCTTTGAACATGGCCTTAAGAAACATTGTGGATGTGTATTTAAAACAGAGGAATGAATGTGAATCTACAGAGAAGAGTGAATCTCTCTGCAGTCTCCACGGAGAGAAGCTTCTACTCTTCTGTGTCGAAGACCAGGAGCCCATCTGTCTGGTCTGTCAGACTGCAGCGAAGCACAGAGACCACCGGGTGTGTCCGCTGCTAGAAGCTGAACTGGATAAGAAGGTATTCgcttctattttattattgttttcctGTGGAAGTTATATTAATATTATCCtaaatgagccccccccccgagtcctTATAATCAGTCTATTTATTTCACCCCTTTTCTTTGACTTTTTACTTTACGTATATAAAAATACTTAGTCCGAGAATTAAATGGTgcgcactgtcccccacagtccaGTGCTTAAAGCACACTTTACAGGACGTGTCTGTCATTTAGTTTTATAGTTAATTCTACCCTTTGTACTTTGGACCCAAAAGAAGTGCTAGATGTCAGGATCAGGCAGGAAGGAGCAGCTGCTGAAGACATTTAATCTTGTGAACAcgctaaatgaaaataaaaaatatcctCAAAGTAACTCTGAATGTATTTAGTAGATACTTTTTAAAACTTCCCGGGAAGTTTGTATAGGTGCTGATCTGGGACCCCTTTCATCTTTAGACAAAtcacaccaaagccgaaacagtGCCACTTAGTGGTGGACCATGAAATGACAGACATTGACCTGGTGAATCTGATTACACTGATACAACTGAAACACTCAAACAACTCAAAGTTTGGCTTTTAATAGGTGGGGAGAGTGTAGGTGGATTAGAGACTGTACTTGTGACCTGAGTGTCCCCTGCCCAGTGCACTGtacttcctgggtgtcccctgttcAGTGCTCTGGAAGCTGGATGGCTGCAATGTTGTTCTTGTTCAGAACAGTATACAAAAGTATCAAGCTGTGAATTACCTATCAATCGTATGTTGACTGTATCGCTCATTATATGTCTGTGTATTTTATATCAGGAGGACCTCAGAGCTTCACTGATCCCATTAAAGGAAAAGCTGGAGAAGTTTACAAAAGTTAAACAAGACTTTGAGAAAACAGCCAAGCACATCAAGGTATGGAGATTTATTCCGAGGAAGTAAAACCTCACTGTACAGATGCACTTCAGGCTTAGACAGCATTTCTCACTTGCAGAAACAGTTCCATCACACTAAGAAGAGGATAAATCAGGAATTTGAGGAACTCCATCAGTTCCTGAGAGAGGAAGAAGAGGCCAGACTGGCTGTACTGAGAGAGGAAGAGATGCAGAAGAGCCAGAAGATGAAGGAGAAGATAGAAAACATCTCCAAACAGGTCTCCACCCTGTCAGAGAAGATCAGAGATATTGAAAAGACCATGGGCACTGAGGGAATCTCCTTCTTGAAGGTAGGAATGTGATTTTCCTGCATTGTTCTGCGtgatccctgcttagactgctgtccCTGTGACCGaacaagcagcagaaaatggatgggtggatggataatggatggatggatggatggatggatggatgatggatggatggatggatgatggatggatggatgttctaagTGTTTGCTGGCTGAGACAAACAATCCTGTTCTGTGGCTGAAACAGAAATAAACAGTTAAAACGTATGAGCAACACTAACGATTGACGCTcaggaattattttttttttttgatgaatgCATACAGCTACACCCAAACCAGGCTGATCATACAGCTACACCCAAACCAGGCTGATCATACAGCTACACCCAAACCAGACTGATCATACAGCTACACCCAAACCAGACTGATCATACAGCTACACCCAAACCAGGCTGATCATACAGCTACACCCAAACCACGCTGATCATACAGCTACAATAAACAGACACCCCCAGAGAAGAAATATCACAAAGCTTTTCCCCAAATGGCCTTTGGCTGATTGCAAAAAAATTATGAGCAGGTTGCAAAATATTCTAAAAGAAACAAGCTGTGTAAAGTCCCTAAttatattactaattagaggactgattttgctgaagagtcctcacacccggGTTTAAACAGCTGACCTAATGGTTATCCCACACGCATGCATACTGTTAGGGTCGGTGCCCTCTGATCCCACCTCCAGTGTCTTTCCCCTTTGACCAGCAGGCAGTGCTGCTCATCCTGTCTTTCCCTCTCTGTCCATCACCCTTGTGTGTTTTCCCTCTTTCCTGGGCTGCTACAGAGCTTAGAATCATGGGGCCTGTGGTCATGGGTTCGAGACTGAGGCCAGGCTCAGCTGTTATTTtgtatgttttgttttgttccctcatgttttctgttttcctttgtgagttttcctgttctgtgtttGTCTTCCTCATGCTTTGGTTCTACTTTGTTTTCTTCTCAGTATTCGGTCTTGGATTCTTAGTTTCTATTAGTTGTTATTACTGCCAGCTGTCGCCCGTTTCATTTTGCCAGTGTGTCTTTATTGGTTAATGCTTCTactttgttttcctgtttttcagGCCATCAAGGACACCAAAGAAAAGtatgtaataataattattatatattttccttaaaaatatgaaagatCATATTTATCAGGAGATGATTCCAGGCCTCTTGAAGAAGGAACAAAATTCACTAGTAATTAATATTATATGAAGAATTCTGGACTGATGCTGATTCTCAGCCACCTTCCTCTAGGGGGCACTTCAGACCCCACAGCATCACTGACCCCTGTCTGTCACTATCTTTGCAGAGCCCAGTGCTCACTGCAGGACCCAGAGCTGGAGTCAGGGGCGCTGATAGATGAGGCCAAACACCTGGGCTCTCTGAAGTTCAGAGTGTTGGAGAAGATGCTGGGGACTGTGCAGTACAGTGAGTACTGGGGGGAATGGCTGCATAAATCAGAGAGCAGTATCTGAGTGGGTTATACTGTCACTCACTTGGAGCTCAGCCTAGCAGCACTGGTACAGTGAGGACTGGGGGAAATGGCTGTATAAAGCAGAGAGCAGTATCTGAGTGGGTTTTACTGTCACTCACTGGGAGCTCAGCCTAGCagcactggtacagtgagtACTGGGGGAAATGGCTGTATAAAGCAGAGAGGAGTATCTGAGTGGGTTATACTGTCACTCACTGGGAGCTCAGCCTAGCagcactggtacagtgagtactgggggaaatggctgtataaagcagagagcagtatctgagtgggttatactgtcactcactgggagctcagcctagcagcactggtacagtgagtACTGGGGGAAATGGCTGTATAAAGCAGAGAGCAGTATCTGAGTGTATTATACTGTCACTCACTGGGAGCTCAGCCTAGCagcactggtacagtgagtAATGGGGGGAAATGGCTGTATGAAGCAGAGAGGAGTATCTGAGTAGGTTATACTGTAACTAACCAGCAGCCCTGATACTTTAGCTGGCTCCCTGTCAGCTGTATCTATGTGGTTTGTTGCTTTTCTCATTGGCACATTGCTTTGGactaaagcatctgctaaattaatacatATAAATCTACAGTACTGCAGAGTAGGCAGTATGGGATTTATAAAGAGGTTCACTAATTTATTgacattcttcataaaaatgctGAGGGATAGAAACAGTTTCTGTTTCAGAAAGTTGTAAATCCTTCATAATTTCCTGTTTTCACACAAACTATCAGCTTACATTAGACAAAATATTTGACATTAATCAACAGTTAGTTCCCACCCCAACATCTGACTGGACCAGAGGCATTCGATGAGTGCTGTGATCAGAGTGTAACTGCACTCAGACATCTCACATCAGCTGTGTCACTCAGCTTTACATGTGTATCTAAAAACCGTTACTTAAACTTAACCCTTGGGAGTTGGGGTCtacttttcaaatatatataaaatatataaaagtataAACTGAATGTGTTTTAGAGCTTCGTAAGGAGAATTAGAAGAAGAGTCTCTGATCTGAGTGTCTGAGGTTCGAAGCAGTCCGGTCACCCGCTCATTTGCGAATAGCGTCATTCATATGATAATGACACAATAATCCTGTGAGTGTTACTGGGTGAAGAAAACATGTGAAAACGTCCATAAACAAGAGCACATTTCTGGGCTTTGTTTACACTGATTGAGGAGCTTATTTTGTGAGGTGAGAGTTTTCACTGAGGAAATACGAATGCAGCACATCAGTTCATGGGATAACTGCGAATTCGGGTATGAAGTGAGTTTGTAAATTACAAAGCAAGAATTACAAAGCAATTGTGTTGTTTGACTTATGTTTCTTAAAAATACATGTTGTATAATTGCTGAACATGGTATGGATTGTATTTACTGAAAATAAGATATTTTACGTAAAACTTgattttgcactaaaacatgcacttgtataatttacataaatgattcaATTTAGGCTTATTAATGTTAACTTGCTTATTAAAATGCTACtcttatttaaacatttaaactttgatttttaaaaacatttaatataaCAGTAAACATTGCCTATGACCGAATTACAGCCGTGGTACACTGCAGTACAACATGCCTTCTCTTATGTTATATCTTAATTAACTGACACTTAAATCCAACTTAGCCTGGTAATATAATCCCCAGTTATATTTCTCCACTTTCCATTTAATCGTTTTATTGATGAAACTCCCTTAATGTAAAATGTTAATCTTTTAATGCTGATGGGTTTTTACTGCATTGAGATTATTAACTGCAGCTTCCTCTCCAACCCACAGCTCCAGTGACTCTGGACCCAAACACTGCAGCCCCCTGGCTTTCAGTCTCTGATGATCTGACCAGCGTGAGAAACACTGGAGTTAAACAGCAGCTCCCTGACaacccagagagatttgacttaTGTGTCAGTGTGCTGGGATATGGGGGCTTTAACTCCGGAAAACACAGTTGGGAGGTGCAGGTGGGGGACAAACCAGATTGGACTGTAGGAGTAGCAAATATGTTTTTTAAGAGGAAGGGCAAAATTACCTGCCATCCAGAGAATGGATTGTGGGCTGTATCTCGGAGGATCAATGATAAGTATGAAGCAGGTACCTCAGCAGGAACCCCCCTCACACTGGAGAGGAAACCGCAGAGGATCAGAGTGCAGCTGGACTATGAGGGGGGGGAGCTGTCCTTCATCAACCCCACTGACATGTCAGTCATCTACACCTTTGAAGACACATTCACTGGGACCCTGTTTCCATATCTCTGTACGGGTGTGAATAGAGATGGTAGCAGTACTGGAGATATGAAGATCTGTCCAGTAAAGGTGTGTGTGACGGTGACATCATCCCAGTAAAGGTGTGTGTGACGGTGACGTCATCCCAGTAAAGGTGCTTGATCCAGTCCTCATATCCCAGTCAAGGTGTCACTTGTTGATATAAACCTGTAAACTCCTACAGATTTACACTTTGGGTTTCATGTTAATTATTCACCTACAGGATTGGTGGGGGGAGGACATTAAAGGCCTGGGGGGGCATGTGTGACTCAACAGGTTAGAATTCTGTTTGTGTGGTCagcagaatgatgtcaccattgggcccctgaacaAGACCCTTAACATCCAAACCCCCCCAGAGACACTCTGCCCCTGCTttcttaaaaaataaagtaaaataaaaaatatatactttggataaaagtgtctacaaaagaaaaatgtaaaatgaaaaccTTCTTTAATAAACATTTATCCATTTATTACAGTGGTTATTGTGTGGTTCAGTCACTAAACCTCTGTCTGTAATTGTAAAGTCACCAGTTCCAGTCTGGCCTCAGCAGAGTAGCCAATGAAATGTCCTTATGCTGATATATAATGCATTACTATTCTACTTGGGCTGTGATGTAGTTACATAGTATCAGAATATTGCCAAAGTACCACATCAGTAACTGTAAtcttaaaaaaatcacacatccTTAGAAACATCACATGACCTTTTAAGCACATCTCCATAATGTGTCCCCTTCATTATAAACCAGTTTGTTCTCTATGGGACCCTAGTCCCTGTCACTCCAGTGACCAATGGGCCACTGCATGCAGTGACAGCTGAGAGAACTTCACAGACTGAGGGGCAAAAACGTGGCACTGAGCCCCTGACGGTGTCAGACTCTCTGAACAGAGAGAATCAGGGGGACCAAGCAGCACGGTGATGTTTGTAGCACTTCCTGCTgccaaataaaacaaacacgTGCTGAATTTCAGTGCTGAATCTCAGATCAGCAGATAAAACCTCCACACATCAAGGTGACAGGAGTCTGGGTGCGTGGTGATGAAACAAATCTCAGTTAAAATCGGTTAAAAGTGGAAATTCTTTGCCGTTCAGGTCAAATTTTTGAGTTTAGGTTTCAGAAGCAGTGCAACCTGCTGAGATCTGGTAACAGGTGAGGGGGCGCGACTCTGGAAAGGAGTCATTTGTGGGTAAGACAGGAACATCTAACGTTATCACCTGCAGACCAGCACAGTCAGGATGCAATAAAAAGCCAGTGTGAAAGGAGAGGCGGCAGGGATCGTTAACCTGAGCAAACACGGACAAACGTGTGCGGCGAGATTCGTTTGTCATCTGGGACATCAAAGAATCTGTCAGAATCTCCACGGTGATAAGCTGGTGTTTCCTCCATGCAGCCCAGCAGCCCACATACTGTCTGCCAGGGTGAAGCTCCGTAGCGCCACTAAATACTTACACTAAACAGGTTTAGTAAATGTCCAGTTGGTAAGTGAGCAAATGCATATCACCATAACTCAAAATGGCCAGAATTAAAACACATGCGAGGCACGTATTGAAGGTTCATATCCTAAATACGCGGCTCACCAAAAACGAAAGCTAAATACTTAACTAATGACAAACCCACAACTATATAAAGTACGTGATTTCGAATGGAAGCTGGGTTAATACAGAACACATTGACAAAATTAAAATCACTACAATTAGAAGACAGATAGTTAAACACATTCGCATTTTCTCTGAAATGCGCCATATCTGCTGTACTGCATTATCTGCAGGTCAGGAAAGGTTTTATATCTACTTCCGGTAACAGGGACTGACATCATATTCTCGCGAGAACCACGAGTATCACGTAGCTaactttatccatccatccatccatccatcttcttcaGTCGCTTATCCATCCTTAGTCCATCACAttgcacagatacagacagTGATATACGATGGGTAATCTGTCGAACTGcatttgttttattaattattgCACAAATATGCCATCTCGTGGACACATGAACAACTGCATGCACACTGTAGCGGAGATCTGACACAGCACAGCCGTGAGGCATGCTGGGTAGTGGTTAGCGGCACCACCGGTCCCAACCGAAAAATAGCAACAGGTTAATTCAGGCATGGGGGTGTCGCGGTTAGATCCTCAACAGATACTTCCCAAACCTAGAATAAACCATGCGCGTAACTAATCTTAAATACATGCCGTTTATTTCCTATATTTAGCTTACCTGACATCACACCTGTGCTTACTGATAGGGAACCTAATTATGTGCGCGACTGCAACACTACCGCTAGATGGCGCCCAAGCTGCAAATGACGAACGTCTTATTTTCCCTCTTGAGCTTCGCATCAATGTATCCAATCTTCAAAGCACTTTATGTGGGTTACGGGCAACATAAAACCATTAAAGAAAACAGTAACATTTGTGAAAACATACATCCTCATTAAAACACGCAATAACCAATTCAAGAGGCAAtgtacttagggacacggactGCGAATATTTGTATCTTAGCACTTTAATaatggtttaattttttttttacataattatGGACACAAAAGATATTCAATTGCATTTCACTCAATACGATTTATCAAAAGTGACGTTTCTTTTTAAAGCTGCTGCTTGGTTTAGTATTTTGCGACAACGTTAATCGCTACTCAGATTAATAacaaatgtataaatatttCACATTATCGACATAACGATGTTCCTTCACAGTTGTTTTCAGTAGTGAATTATTTCTAGTGCTAGATTAAGACATTTTAAACCTCCAGTCACGTAGTaaaatatttagaatatttaaatactgaaatgcatttttttgtgaCAAAAGTCCAGATTTTGAAAGGAATGACAGCATACTATGAAACGTATAAGAAACTTAACCTTAAGACCTGACAACTTATTCGAAATTCTACTTAAAAATGCCACGTTTATCCCAGTGTCTGCAGTATTAACGATCAACTGAATTCACATTAACCCTTTGAAGTCTTTAAGAAAATTCTTGttataataaaaatgaacagcTCCTTCATTTGCCAGTATTGCTCTCCTACGCGCCCaatttacaaaacaaaaactgCTTTCCATTGTGTGTCCATTAGAAATTACGCAATGAAAATCAATAAATCCACCTAATCGAAGCAGACTAGAGTTTCTGACGGAGTCTCAGAAAATAAAGAACTCAAATGCAGTGTCAGGCCAGCAGGTTAGACTCTTCATATCACTGAAGTCTTCTTCAGTTCAAGTAGCCCGTCCAGTAAAATGTCTACGGGACAGTGCTGAACATCATCCGTGTCACCACTGCAACTGATCAACTGCAAATTCCTGTACAGAACACATACCCTCGCACACCTCACCACAGGAATTCAAACTCGATTGAAac includes:
- the LOC125720107 gene encoding E3 ubiquitin-protein ligase TRIM39-like isoform X9 — protein: MAAKASPMEEELCCSVCSDFYRDPVLLKCSHSFCGACLQKFWEQKSSRECPICKRKSSVNEPPLNMALRNIVDVYLKQKIECESTEKSESLCSLHGEKLLLFCVEDQEPICLVCQTAAKHRDHRVCPLLEAELDKKEDLRASLIPLKEKLEKFTKVKQDFEKTANHIKKQFHHTKKRINKEFEELHQFLREEEEARLAVLREEEMQKSQKMKEKIENISKQVSTLSEKIRDIEKTMGTEGISFLKAIKDTKEKAQCSLQDPELESGALIDEAKHLGSLKFRVLEKMLGTVQYTPVTLDPNTAAPWLSVSDDLTSVRNTGVKQQLPDNPERFDLCVSVLGYGGFNSGKHSWEVQVGDKPDWTVGVANMFFKRKGKITCHPENGLWAVSRRINDKYEAGTSAGTPLTLERKPQRIRVQLDYEGGELSFINPTDMSVIYTFEDTFTGTLFPYLCTGVNRDGSSTGDMKICPVKVCVTVTSSQ
- the LOC125720107 gene encoding E3 ubiquitin-protein ligase TRIM39-like isoform X10, giving the protein MAAKASPMEEELCCSVCSDFYRDPVLLKCSHSFCGACLQKFWEQKSSRECPICKRKSSVNEPPLNMALRNIVDVYLKQKIECESTEKSESLCSLHGEKLLLFCVEDQEPICLVCQTAAKHRDHRVCPLLEAELDKKEDLRASLIPLKEKLEKFTKVKQEFEKTANHIKEEFHHTENRIKEEFEELHQFLREEEEARLAVLREEEMQKSQKMKEKIENISKQVSTLSEKIRDIEKTMGTEGISFLKAIKDTKEKAQCSLQDPELESGALIDEAKHLGSLKFRVLEKMLGTVQYTPVTLDPNTAAPWLSVSDDLTSVRNTGVKQQLPDNPERFDLCVSVLGYGGFNSGKHSWEVQVGDKPDWTVGVANMFFKRKGKITCHPENGLWAVSRRINDKYEAGTSAGTPLTLERKPQRIRVQLDYEGGELSFINPTDMSVIYTFEDTFTGTLFPYLCTGVNRDGSSTGDMKICPVKVCVTVTSSQ